A genome region from Pseudomonas helmanticensis includes the following:
- the mdcE gene encoding biotin-independent malonate decarboxylase subunit gamma: MSGYSLRGLNWFNALSAGALKVEGLPPSLRVADGELGRFIAVVADPDNRFPRARNGEVGLLEGWGLAKAVDDAITADRDKAQKRPIIAIVDVPSQAYGRREEALGIHQALAGAADSYARARLAGHPVIALLVGKAMSGAFLAHGYQANRLIALRDPGVMVHAMGKASAARVTLRSVEELEALAASVPPMAYDIDSYASLGLLWETLSVQQIEQPTAEDLSRVNECLKQAIGDVSSTDLSNRLGAKNRAASSKVRELLMAQW, encoded by the coding sequence ATGAGCGGTTATTCATTGCGCGGTTTGAACTGGTTTAACGCCTTGAGCGCCGGCGCTCTCAAGGTCGAAGGGCTGCCGCCATCGTTGAGGGTCGCTGACGGTGAATTGGGGCGTTTTATCGCTGTGGTCGCTGATCCGGACAATCGTTTTCCGCGTGCTCGTAATGGCGAAGTCGGCTTGCTCGAAGGCTGGGGTCTGGCCAAGGCTGTGGATGACGCGATCACGGCTGACCGCGATAAAGCGCAGAAGCGCCCGATCATCGCCATCGTCGATGTGCCGAGCCAGGCCTACGGTCGCCGTGAAGAAGCCCTCGGCATTCACCAGGCGCTGGCCGGTGCGGCGGACAGTTATGCCCGCGCACGTCTGGCCGGGCATCCGGTGATTGCGTTGTTGGTGGGTAAGGCTATGTCCGGGGCGTTTCTGGCTCATGGTTACCAGGCCAACCGTTTGATTGCGCTGCGCGATCCGGGCGTGATGGTGCATGCGATGGGCAAAGCTTCGGCCGCACGGGTGACCTTGCGCAGTGTTGAAGAGCTGGAAGCGTTGGCCGCCAGCGTGCCGCCGATGGCTTATGACATCGACAGCTATGCGAGTCTCGGATTGCTCTGGGAAACCTTGTCGGTGCAGCAGATCGAGCAGCCGACGGCGGAGGATCTCTCAAGGGTTAACGAATGCCTCAAACAAGCCATCGGCGATGTCTCCAGCACTGACTTGAGCAATCGTCTCGGCGCGAAAAATCGTGCGGCTTCCAGCAAAGTGCGCGAACTGTTGATGGCGCAGTGGTGA
- a CDS encoding malonate decarboxylase holo-ACP synthase, translated as MVSTPLAHDLLWGMTPAQLPADAPLWAVESLAAGQPVVVRRALSAEGFVAVGVRGVLREQRLAAFMALGSTACRVSPEVLCHVDCERDLPVMQALKQLRPMLDDCGWVWGVSGSVGFELASGFIAMHAASDLDLILRTPQLITRNQARKLVELFDQAVCRVDMQLQTPFGAVALREWASGSARVLLKNAHQACLVIDPWNPQEQAA; from the coding sequence GTGGTGAGCACGCCTCTGGCCCACGATCTGCTCTGGGGCATGACCCCGGCGCAGTTGCCGGCGGATGCGCCGTTGTGGGCGGTCGAGTCGCTGGCCGCTGGGCAACCGGTGGTGGTGCGGCGCGCGTTGAGTGCTGAAGGTTTTGTCGCGGTCGGCGTGCGCGGTGTGTTGCGCGAGCAGCGGCTGGCAGCGTTTATGGCACTGGGTTCGACTGCCTGTCGGGTCAGCCCCGAAGTGCTTTGTCATGTCGATTGCGAACGCGATCTGCCAGTGATGCAGGCGCTCAAACAACTGCGGCCAATGCTCGACGATTGCGGTTGGGTCTGGGGTGTCAGTGGCAGTGTCGGGTTTGAATTGGCCAGTGGTTTTATCGCGATGCACGCGGCCAGCGACCTCGATTTGATTCTGCGTACACCGCAACTGATCACTCGTAATCAGGCACGCAAACTGGTCGAACTTTTTGATCAGGCCGTGTGCCGGGTCGATATGCAATTGCAAACGCCGTTCGGTGCCGTGGCGCTGCGTGAGTGGGCCAGCGGTTCGGCGCGCGTGCTGTTGAAAAATGCCCATCAGGCTTGCCTGGTGATTGATCCGTGGAATCCGCAGGAGCAGGCGGCGTGA
- the mdcH gene encoding malonate decarboxylase subunit epsilon, translated as MSSLLVFPGQGAQQAGMLQRLPRESLVEASDVLGEDVSLLDSSAALRTTRAVQLCLLIAGVAASRQLLQDGLTADYVAGLSIGAYPAAVVAGALSFSDALHLVSLRGELMQQAYPQGYGMTAIIGLQLSTVETLLAQVHSEDSPVYLANINADNQVVIAGSDKAMQAVAELARSRGAGLAKRLAVSVPSHCPLLEKPAQTLAEAFAKVELKTAKIAYLSGSRARPVTKVEALRDDLAFNMCRVVDWRGTVQSAYERGVRLQIELPPGAVLTGLARRVFEQGTVTAFDSARLDTLQALLREEGSRQL; from the coding sequence GTGAGCAGTCTGCTGGTGTTCCCCGGCCAGGGTGCGCAGCAAGCGGGCATGCTGCAGCGTTTGCCTCGGGAATCGTTGGTCGAGGCCAGTGATGTGCTCGGTGAAGATGTATCGCTGCTGGATTCCAGCGCAGCGTTGCGCACGACAAGGGCGGTTCAGCTGTGCCTGCTGATCGCCGGCGTCGCTGCTTCGCGGCAGCTGTTGCAAGACGGACTCACGGCAGATTATGTCGCCGGCCTGTCCATCGGCGCTTACCCGGCAGCGGTGGTTGCCGGCGCCTTGAGCTTCAGCGATGCGCTGCATCTGGTCAGCCTGCGCGGCGAACTGATGCAGCAAGCTTATCCACAAGGCTATGGAATGACCGCGATCATCGGCCTGCAGTTATCCACAGTCGAAACGCTGCTGGCGCAGGTGCACAGCGAAGATTCGCCGGTGTATCTGGCCAACATCAATGCCGATAACCAGGTGGTGATTGCCGGCAGCGACAAGGCCATGCAAGCCGTGGCTGAACTCGCGCGCAGTCGTGGCGCCGGTCTGGCCAAACGTCTGGCAGTGAGCGTGCCTTCGCACTGCCCACTGCTGGAAAAACCGGCACAAACCCTCGCCGAAGCCTTCGCCAAGGTTGAACTGAAAACCGCGAAAATCGCTTACCTGAGCGGCAGCCGCGCACGCCCTGTGACCAAAGTAGAAGCGCTGCGCGACGACCTCGCCTTCAACATGTGCCGCGTGGTGGATTGGCGCGGCACCGTGCAAAGCGCTTACGAGCGCGGCGTACGTTTACAGATCGAACTGCCGCCCGGTGCGGTGCTGACCGGGCTGGCGCGCCGGGTGTTCGAGCAGGGCACCGTCACTGCCTTCGACAGTGCGCGGCTCGACACCTTGCAAGCGCTGTTGCGTGAGGAGGGTAGCCGCCAACTCTAA
- the madL gene encoding malonate transporter subunit MadL yields the protein MIIYGVAFLAFCTLVGIWVGELLGKLIGVPANVGGVGIAMLLLIGLGSYLNKSGWLKGKTEQGVEFWSAVYIPIVVAMAAQQNVYGALKGGPMAILAGTLAVVIAFALVPVLTRMGNKEQTPIAPAKTAG from the coding sequence ATGATTATTTACGGTGTGGCGTTTCTCGCCTTTTGTACGCTGGTGGGTATCTGGGTCGGTGAACTGCTCGGCAAGCTGATCGGCGTGCCGGCCAACGTCGGCGGCGTCGGCATTGCGATGCTGCTGTTGATCGGTCTGGGCAGTTATCTGAACAAAAGCGGATGGCTCAAGGGCAAGACCGAGCAGGGTGTCGAATTCTGGAGCGCGGTCTACATTCCTATCGTGGTGGCCATGGCGGCCCAGCAAAACGTCTACGGCGCACTGAAGGGCGGGCCGATGGCGATCCTCGCCGGGACGCTGGCCGTGGTCATCGCCTTTGCCTTGGTGCCGGTGCTGACGCGCATGGGCAACAAGGAGCAGACCCCGATCGCTCCAGCCAAGACTGCGGGGTAA
- the madM gene encoding malonate transporter subunit MadM yields MYESMMKVITGYGLISGFLIVGLTMWVSYWMSNTFTKGRLHGSAIAILLGLVLSYVGGALTGGQKGVVDIPLLSGIGLLGGAMLRDFAIVATAFGVSVEELKRAGFVGVLALFVGVGTSFVAGVGVAMAFGYTDAVSLTTIGAGAVTYIVGPVTGAAIGASSEVMALSIAAGLIKAILVMVMTPFVAPMIGLNNPRSAVIFGGLMGTSSGVAGGLAATDPKLVPYGCLTAAFYTALGCLLGPSVLFLAMRGLMG; encoded by the coding sequence ATGTACGAATCGATGATGAAAGTGATCACCGGGTACGGTTTGATCAGCGGCTTCCTGATTGTCGGCCTGACCATGTGGGTGTCCTACTGGATGTCCAACACCTTCACCAAGGGCCGCTTGCACGGCTCGGCCATCGCTATTTTGCTCGGGCTGGTGCTGTCGTATGTCGGCGGCGCACTGACTGGCGGGCAGAAGGGTGTGGTGGATATTCCCTTGCTGTCCGGCATCGGCTTGCTCGGCGGGGCGATGTTGCGCGATTTCGCGATTGTTGCCACGGCGTTTGGTGTCAGTGTCGAAGAGCTCAAGCGTGCCGGGTTTGTCGGTGTGCTGGCGCTGTTTGTAGGTGTCGGTACGTCGTTTGTCGCTGGGGTCGGCGTGGCGATGGCGTTCGGTTATACCGATGCGGTGAGCCTGACCACCATTGGCGCGGGCGCGGTGACTTACATCGTCGGGCCAGTGACCGGCGCGGCGATTGGTGCGAGTTCCGAGGTGATGGCGCTGTCGATTGCGGCGGGGCTGATCAAGGCGATTCTGGTGATGGTGATGACGCCGTTCGTGGCGCCGATGATCGGCCTCAACAACCCGCGCAGTGCGGTGATTTTTGGCGGCTTGATGGGTACGTCGAGTGGCGTCGCTGGTGGGTTGGCGGCGACGGATCCGAAGCTGGTGCCTTATGGGTGTCTGACGGCTGCGTTTTATACGGCGCTTGGGTGTTTGTTGGGGCCTTCGGTGTTGTTTTTGGCGATGCGCGGGTTGATGGGATAA
- a CDS encoding LysR family transcriptional regulator, protein MLIDEELTLKKLEVFLAFMRTGNLARAAAELQTSNVSVHRAIHSLESALRCPLFKHEGRNLTPLESAYVLEERAQKLINDVVESVRLTREAAGFSAERFKLGSLYSLTVKTVPQLIMGLKIRRSELNIDLILGSNIDLLYKLKNMEVDAILVSLDDSINDPDCEQIALFSDDIFLATPADSKFAQRSEVDLAEVRDETFITLTQGFATHQDGNRVFKQAGFEPKVAMQVNDIFTLLSMVSSGVGYALLPGRIAAVYENRVKLIPLQEKYRLQQHIGVVFLKAKERDPNLLALLAECRMYANRQAGV, encoded by the coding sequence ATGCTGATCGACGAAGAGTTGACCCTGAAAAAACTTGAGGTGTTCCTCGCCTTCATGCGCACCGGCAACCTCGCCCGCGCCGCTGCCGAGTTGCAGACCAGCAACGTCAGCGTGCACCGCGCGATTCACTCGCTGGAAAGCGCCCTGCGCTGCCCGCTGTTCAAACACGAAGGCCGCAACCTGACACCGCTGGAAAGCGCCTACGTCCTCGAAGAACGCGCGCAGAAGCTGATCAACGACGTCGTCGAAAGCGTGCGCCTGACCCGCGAAGCCGCCGGGTTCTCCGCCGAACGTTTCAAGCTTGGCTCGCTGTATTCACTGACAGTGAAAACCGTACCGCAACTGATCATGGGCCTGAAGATCCGCCGCAGCGAACTCAACATCGACCTGATCCTCGGCTCGAACATCGACCTGCTCTACAAGCTGAAAAACATGGAAGTCGACGCGATTCTGGTGTCGCTGGACGACAGCATCAACGACCCGGATTGCGAGCAGATTGCGCTGTTCTCCGACGACATCTTCCTCGCCACCCCGGCGGATTCAAAGTTTGCCCAGCGCAGTGAAGTCGATCTGGCGGAAGTCCGGGATGAAACTTTTATTACCTTGACCCAGGGCTTTGCGACGCATCAGGACGGCAACCGGGTATTCAAGCAGGCGGGGTTCGAGCCGAAGGTGGCGATGCAGGTGAATGACATCTTCACGCTGTTGAGCATGGTCAGTTCGGGAGTGGGTTATGCGTTGCTGCCGGGAAGGATTGCGGCGGTGTATGAGAACCGGGTGAAGCTGATTCCGTTGCAGGAGAAGTACCGGTTGCAGCAGCACATCGGTGTGGTGTTTTTGAAGGCCAAGGAGCGGGATCCGAATTTGCTGGCGTTGTTGGCGGAGTGTCGGATGTATGCGAATCGGCAGGCTGGGGTTTAG
- the trhA gene encoding PAQR family membrane homeostasis protein TrhA has product MYHGERLNAWTHLVGAVAAFVGGVWMLVIASLDGSPWKIVSVAIYAFTLLVLYSASTVYHSVRGRKKAIMKKVDHFSIYLLIAGSYTPFCLVTLRGAWGWTLFGIVWGLALIGILQEIKPRSEARILSIVIYAVMGWIVLVAVKPLIAALGTTGFAWLASGGVLYTVGIIFFALDHRLRHAHGIWHLFVIAGSLLHFVAILFYVL; this is encoded by the coding sequence ATGTATCACGGAGAACGATTGAATGCCTGGACCCATCTGGTCGGGGCGGTGGCGGCTTTTGTCGGCGGCGTGTGGATGCTGGTGATTGCCAGCCTGGATGGCAGTCCGTGGAAGATTGTCAGTGTGGCGATTTACGCGTTCACTTTGCTGGTGCTTTACAGCGCTTCCACCGTTTACCACAGCGTGCGCGGGCGCAAGAAAGCGATCATGAAGAAGGTCGATCACTTTTCGATCTACTTGCTGATCGCCGGCAGTTACACGCCGTTCTGCCTGGTCACCCTGCGCGGGGCGTGGGGCTGGACGCTGTTCGGGATTGTCTGGGGGCTGGCGCTGATCGGCATTCTGCAAGAGATCAAACCGCGTTCGGAGGCGCGGATTCTGTCGATCGTGATTTACGCGGTGATGGGCTGGATTGTGTTAGTGGCGGTGAAGCCGTTGATTGCGGCGCTGGGCACCACCGGGTTTGCCTGGCTGGCGTCGGGCGGGGTTTTGTACACGGTGGGGATTATCTTTTTTGCCCTGGATCACCGGCTGCGGCATGCGCATGGGATCTGGCATCTGTTTGTGATTGCCGGAAGCTTGCTGCACTTTGTCGCGATTCTGTTTTATGTCCTCTAG
- a CDS encoding 16S rRNA (uracil(1498)-N(3))-methyltransferase, translating to MRLSRFFIDAPLSTGEHELPEAQAHYISRVLRMAEGDAVQLFDGSGHEFRGALLEVGKKRVTVQIDEQFAGQVESPLHIHLGQGLSRGERMDWAIQKATELGVNEITPIFSDRCEVRLKDERADKRLLHWRQVAISACEQCGRSRVPVIHPPVLLADWIKQTEAELKLVLHPVAEPLVSHAKPATLAFLIGPEGGLTDAEVEQAKGNGFHAARLGPRVLRTETAPVVALAVAQQLWGDF from the coding sequence ATGAGACTGTCCCGCTTCTTTATCGACGCTCCCCTGAGCACCGGCGAACACGAATTGCCGGAAGCCCAGGCGCATTACATCAGCCGCGTGCTGCGCATGGCCGAGGGCGATGCGGTGCAGCTGTTCGACGGTTCCGGCCATGAGTTTCGCGGCGCCCTGCTGGAAGTCGGCAAGAAGCGCGTGACCGTGCAGATCGACGAGCAATTCGCCGGTCAGGTCGAATCGCCGTTGCACATCCACCTCGGCCAGGGCCTGTCCCGGGGCGAGCGGATGGACTGGGCGATCCAGAAAGCCACCGAGCTGGGCGTGAATGAAATTACGCCGATTTTCAGCGATCGCTGCGAAGTCCGCCTCAAGGATGAGCGAGCCGACAAACGCCTGCTGCACTGGCGTCAGGTGGCGATCAGCGCGTGCGAGCAATGTGGTCGTTCGCGGGTACCGGTGATTCATCCGCCGGTGTTGCTGGCGGACTGGATCAAACAGACCGAAGCCGAGTTGAAACTGGTGCTGCATCCGGTGGCCGAGCCGTTGGTGAGTCATGCCAAACCGGCGACTCTGGCATTTCTGATCGGGCCTGAAGGCGGTTTGACGGATGCCGAAGTCGAGCAGGCCAAGGGTAACGGCTTCCACGCCGCCCGCCTCGGCCCGCGAGTGTTGCGCACCGAGACGGCGCCGGTTGTGGCGTTGGCGGTAGCCCAACAATTGTGGGGTGATTTCTAA
- a CDS encoding adenosylmethionine--8-amino-7-oxononanoate transaminase has translation MGLNNQWMQRDLAVLWHPCTQMKDHEQLPLIPIKRGEGVWLEDFEGKRYLDAVSSWWVNVFGHANPRINQRIKDQVDQLEHVILAGFSHQPVIELSERLVKMTPEGLNRVFYADNGSSCIEVALKMSFHYWLNRGQPNKKRFVTLTNSYHGETMAAMAVGDVPLFTETYKALLMDTIKVPSPDCYGRPEGMSWEEHSRNMFAAMEQTLAENHDSVAAVIVEPLIQGAGGMRMYHPVYLKLLREACDRYGVHLILDEIAVGFGRTGTMFACEQAGIRPDFLCLSKALTGGYLPLAACLTTDEVYSAFYDDYPTLRAFLHSHSYTGNPLACAAALATLDIFEQDNVIENNKALAQRMASATAHLVDHPNVSEVRQTGMVLAIEMVKDKATKEAYPWQERRGLKVFQHALERGALLRPLGSVVYFLPPYVITPEQIDFLAEVASEGIDIATRDSVSVAVPKDFHPGFRDPG, from the coding sequence ATGGGCCTGAATAACCAGTGGATGCAACGCGACCTCGCGGTGTTGTGGCATCCCTGCACCCAGATGAAAGACCACGAACAGCTGCCGCTGATCCCGATCAAGCGCGGTGAGGGCGTCTGGCTCGAAGACTTCGAAGGCAAGCGCTACCTCGATGCGGTCAGCTCGTGGTGGGTCAACGTGTTCGGCCACGCCAACCCGCGCATCAACCAGCGCATCAAGGATCAGGTCGATCAGCTTGAGCACGTGATTCTGGCGGGTTTCAGCCATCAGCCGGTGATCGAGCTGTCCGAGCGTCTGGTGAAGATGACGCCGGAAGGCCTGAACCGGGTGTTCTACGCCGATAACGGTTCGTCCTGCATCGAAGTCGCGCTGAAAATGAGCTTTCACTACTGGCTCAATCGCGGCCAACCGAACAAAAAGCGTTTCGTCACCCTGACCAACAGCTACCACGGTGAAACCATGGCGGCGATGGCGGTCGGCGACGTGCCGCTGTTCACCGAGACCTACAAAGCGCTGCTGATGGACACCATCAAAGTGCCGAGTCCGGATTGCTACGGGCGCCCCGAAGGCATGAGCTGGGAAGAACATTCGCGCAACATGTTCGCGGCCATGGAACAGACATTGGCCGAGAACCATGACAGCGTCGCGGCAGTGATCGTCGAGCCGCTGATTCAAGGTGCTGGCGGCATGCGCATGTATCACCCGGTGTATCTGAAATTGCTGCGCGAGGCTTGTGATCGCTACGGCGTGCACTTGATCCTCGATGAAATCGCCGTTGGTTTCGGCCGTACCGGGACGATGTTTGCCTGCGAACAGGCCGGCATTCGCCCGGACTTCCTCTGTCTGTCGAAGGCCCTGACCGGCGGCTACCTGCCGCTGGCGGCGTGCCTGACCACCGACGAGGTCTACAGCGCGTTTTACGACGACTATCCGACCTTGCGCGCGTTCCTGCATTCGCACAGCTACACCGGCAACCCGCTGGCGTGCGCGGCGGCACTGGCGACGCTGGATATCTTCGAGCAGGACAACGTTATCGAGAACAACAAGGCGCTGGCCCAGCGCATGGCCTCGGCGACCGCGCATCTGGTCGATCATCCGAATGTGTCGGAAGTGCGCCAGACCGGCATGGTCCTGGCCATCGAGATGGTCAAGGATAAGGCCACGAAAGAGGCCTACCCTTGGCAGGAGCGTCGCGGTTTGAAGGTGTTCCAGCACGCGCTGGAGCGTGGCGCGCTGCTGCGTCCGCTGGGCAGCGTGGTGTATTTCCTGCCGCCGTACGTGATCACCCCGGAGCAGATCGACTTCCTCGCCGAAGTCGCCAGCGAAGGCATCGACATCGCTACCCGTGACAGCGTCAGCGTCGCCGTGCCAAAAGATTTCCACCCCGGCTTCCGCGATCCGGGTTGA
- a CDS encoding flavin monoamine oxidase family protein, which produces MSVGWLRACALVILGLFSVTALAKDKTAIVIGGGLSGLTAAYELQNKGWQVTLLEAKPSLGGRSGMATSEWIGNDKTQPVLNKYVSTFKLGTTPAPEFVRTPGYLIDGEYFSAADLATKQPATADALKRYQKTLDDLARSIDDPQNPAATNTLHALDQITVSSWLDKQNLPATARQLINQDIRTHYDEPSRLSLLYFAQQNRVYRGVSDRDLRASRLVGGSQVLAQAFVKQIKTIKTNAPVSAITQDKDGVTVKVGSVGYQADYVVLAVPLRALNKIALTPALDAQHLAAIKGTNYGWRDQIMLKFKTPVWESKARMSGEIYSNTGLGMLWIEPALKGGANVVINLSGDNARVMQAFGDKQMVDQVLIRLHAFYPQARGSFTGYEIRRYSTDPSMGGAYLAYGPGQISKFWRLWERPLQRVTFAGEHTDTLYPGTLEGALRTGQRAASQVEDLAAGKSFEPAKVLPAAAAAGAAGAVAAKKGNFFSNLFGGSDDEKKPEPVKAPEPAPAPVAPAPAPTPAPAPAPVEAPKPVTPVKAEPAKKAAAKPAAKKPAAKTEAKKAPAKPAAKKAEPAKKPAAKPAATTETKAQ; this is translated from the coding sequence ATGTCTGTCGGTTGGCTGCGCGCCTGTGCGCTGGTGATATTGGGGCTGTTCAGCGTTACGGCGCTGGCCAAGGATAAAACCGCAATCGTGATCGGTGGCGGCCTGTCGGGCCTGACTGCCGCTTACGAACTGCAAAACAAAGGTTGGCAGGTCACCCTGCTGGAAGCCAAACCAAGCCTGGGCGGTCGCTCCGGTATGGCCACCAGCGAGTGGATCGGCAACGACAAGACCCAGCCGGTGCTGAACAAGTACGTTTCGACCTTCAAGCTGGGCACCACGCCAGCACCGGAATTCGTGCGTACGCCGGGTTATCTGATCGACGGCGAGTATTTCTCCGCCGCTGATCTGGCGACCAAGCAGCCGGCCACCGCCGATGCCTTGAAGCGCTACCAGAAAACCCTCGACGATCTGGCGCGTTCGATCGACGATCCGCAGAACCCGGCCGCGACCAACACCCTGCACGCGCTGGACCAGATCACCGTATCGAGCTGGCTCGACAAGCAGAACTTGCCAGCGACCGCGCGTCAGTTGATCAACCAGGACATCCGCACTCACTACGACGAGCCTTCGCGTCTGTCGCTGCTGTATTTCGCGCAGCAGAACCGCGTCTATCGCGGCGTGTCCGACCGTGACCTGCGCGCTTCGCGTCTGGTCGGCGGTAGCCAGGTACTGGCGCAGGCGTTCGTCAAACAGATCAAAACCATCAAGACCAACGCGCCAGTGTCGGCGATCACCCAGGACAAGGACGGCGTGACCGTCAAGGTCGGCAGCGTTGGCTACCAGGCTGACTACGTGGTGCTGGCCGTGCCATTGCGTGCACTGAACAAGATTGCGCTGACGCCTGCGCTGGATGCTCAGCATCTTGCGGCGATCAAGGGCACCAACTACGGTTGGCGCGACCAGATCATGCTGAAGTTCAAGACGCCGGTGTGGGAAAGCAAGGCGCGCATGTCCGGCGAGATCTACAGCAACACCGGTCTCGGTATGCTCTGGATCGAACCAGCCCTGAAGGGCGGCGCCAACGTGGTGATCAACCTGTCCGGCGACAATGCCCGCGTGATGCAGGCGTTTGGCGACAAACAGATGGTCGATCAGGTGCTGATTCGTCTGCACGCGTTTTATCCACAGGCCCGTGGCTCGTTCACCGGTTATGAAATCCGTCGCTACAGCACCGATCCTTCGATGGGTGGCGCGTACCTGGCTTACGGCCCGGGCCAGATCAGCAAGTTCTGGCGTCTGTGGGAACGTCCGCTGCAGCGTGTGACGTTCGCTGGCGAACACACCGACACCTTGTACCCGGGCACCCTGGAAGGTGCACTGCGCACCGGTCAGCGTGCGGCCAGTCAGGTTGAAGATCTGGCGGCAGGCAAATCGTTCGAGCCAGCCAAAGTGCTGCCGGCTGCAGCAGCGGCAGGCGCGGCGGGTGCCGTGGCAGCGAAGAAGGGCAACTTCTTCAGCAACCTGTTCGGCGGTTCGGATGACGAGAAGAAGCCAGAGCCTGTGAAGGCGCCAGAGCCAGCTCCTGCTCCGGTTGCTCCAGCGCCTGCGCCGACTCCGGCACCTGCGCCAGCTCCGGTGGAAGCACCGAAGCCAGTGACTCCGGTGAAAGCTGAACCGGCGAAGAAAGCGGCGGCCAAGCCAGCGGCGAAGAAGCCTGCAGCTAAAACCGAGGCGAAGAAGGCCCCAGCCAAACCGGCAGCGAAAAAGGCCGAACCGGCGAAGAAGCCAGCGGCCAAACCGGCAGCCACTACTGAGACCAAGGCGCAGTAA
- a CDS encoding cytochrome b, whose amino-acid sequence MQLRNSSSRYGWVSIFMHWGVALVVFGLFALGLWMVGLDYYSSWRKEAPDLHKSIGLVLLAVMVLRVLWRFISPPPPTLQSYSRMTRIGAKFGHGFLYLALFAVMLAGYLISTADGVGIPVFGLFEVPALVSGLPDQADTAGVIHLWLAWALVIFSGLHALAALKHHFLDRDATLTRMLGRKA is encoded by the coding sequence ATGCAGCTACGTAACTCTTCATCGCGCTATGGTTGGGTCAGCATCTTCATGCACTGGGGCGTGGCGCTGGTGGTCTTCGGGCTGTTCGCGTTGGGCCTGTGGATGGTCGGGCTGGATTACTACAGCAGCTGGCGCAAAGAGGCGCCGGATCTGCACAAGAGCATCGGCCTGGTGTTGCTGGCCGTGATGGTGTTGCGGGTGTTGTGGCGCTTTATCAGCCCACCGCCGCCGACGCTGCAAAGCTACAGCCGCATGACTCGTATCGGCGCCAAGTTCGGCCACGGGTTTCTCTATCTGGCGCTGTTCGCTGTGATGCTTGCCGGTTACCTGATTTCCACCGCAGACGGTGTCGGGATCCCGGTGTTTGGCCTGTTTGAAGTTCCTGCACTGGTTTCCGGGCTACCGGATCAGGCAGATACCGCTGGGGTGATTCATCTCTGGCTGGCGTGGGCGCTGGTAATTTTTTCCGGTCTCCATGCGTTGGCAGCATTGAAGCACCACTTTCTCGATCGTGATGCGACCCTGACACGAATGCTCGGTCGCAAAGCCTGA
- a CDS encoding YceI family protein has product MLKKTLAALAIGSALLSAQAMAADYKIDKEGQHAFVDWKISHLGYSFIHGTFKDFDGTFSWDSAKPEASKIAVDVKTASLWSNHAERDKHIASKDFLDVGKFADAKFVSTAVKPTGEKTADVTGDLTLHGVTKPVTFKATFNGEGKDPWGGERAGFNATTTLNLNDFGIKGPGPTSQTADLDISLEGVKVK; this is encoded by the coding sequence ATGTTGAAAAAGACTCTGGCCGCTCTGGCAATCGGTTCTGCACTGCTCTCGGCTCAGGCCATGGCAGCGGACTACAAAATCGACAAGGAAGGTCAGCACGCCTTCGTTGACTGGAAAATCAGCCACCTGGGTTACAGCTTCATCCACGGTACTTTCAAAGATTTCGACGGTACTTTCTCGTGGGATTCGGCCAAGCCTGAAGCCAGCAAGATCGCTGTTGATGTGAAAACCGCCAGCCTGTGGTCGAACCACGCTGAACGTGACAAGCACATCGCCAGCAAAGACTTCCTGGATGTTGGCAAGTTTGCTGATGCCAAGTTCGTCTCCACTGCCGTTAAACCGACCGGTGAAAAGACTGCTGACGTGACTGGCGACCTGACCCTGCACGGCGTGACCAAGCCAGTGACCTTCAAGGCCACGTTCAACGGCGAAGGCAAGGATCCATGGGGCGGCGAGCGTGCTGGTTTCAACGCCACCACCACCCTCAACCTGAACGATTTCGGGATCAAGGGCCCAGGTCCTACCTCGCAAACTGCAGATCTGGACATCTCGCTGGAAGGCGTGAAAGTTAAATAA